A part of Candidatus Methylomirabilota bacterium genomic DNA contains:
- a CDS encoding lipid-A-disaccharide synthase N-terminal domain-containing protein — translation MLTAEHVWLGIGLLGQALFSARFLVQWVATERKRQSVVPREFWYFSVGGGLTLLAYAIHRLDPVFILGQSAGLFVYARNLYFIHRRRERAGVAT, via the coding sequence ATGTTGACGGCAGAACATGTGTGGCTCGGGATCGGTCTGCTCGGGCAGGCGTTGTTCTCGGCGCGCTTCCTGGTTCAGTGGGTCGCGACCGAACGGAAGCGACAGAGCGTGGTCCCGCGCGAGTTCTGGTACTTCTCGGTGGGAGGAGGGCTCACGCTCCTGGCCTACGCGATCCACCGCCTGGACCCCGTCTTCATCCTGGGGCAGAGCGCCGGCCTGTTCGTCTACGCGCGCAACCTCTACTTCATCCACCGGCGCCGGGAGCGGGCCGGCGTGGCCACCTGA
- a CDS encoding helix-turn-helix transcriptional regulator, with amino-acid sequence MAERAVPHVRKFLGQRLRALRGQRGLSQERLGRRSGLSGKFIGEVERGEKSISVDSLHHVAVALEVPLRHLIDVRPGRRAVVPSEEAEKIFALVSARRRPADVRKALQVLRAMLGGAP; translated from the coding sequence GTGGCAGAACGAGCGGTCCCACATGTACGAAAGTTCCTAGGTCAACGCCTCCGCGCCCTCCGCGGGCAACGTGGCCTGAGCCAGGAACGCCTCGGACGGCGGTCGGGTCTCAGCGGCAAGTTCATCGGCGAGGTGGAGCGGGGCGAAAAGTCGATCTCGGTCGACAGTCTCCATCACGTCGCGGTGGCGCTGGAAGTGCCGCTCCGCCACCTGATCGACGTGCGCCCCGGCCGGCGGGCCGTCGTCCCCAGCGAGGAGGCCGAGAAGATCTTCGCCCTCGTCTCCGCGCGTCGGCGCCCGGCCGACGTCCGCAAGGCCCTGCAGGTCCTCCGCGCGATGCTCGGCGGCGCACCCTAG
- a CDS encoding cupin domain-containing protein: protein MTTPAPVTLYVNVVDRPWQERRSGVHWRVLWEEGDRKAVLMRYAPGATIPRHRHLGDEQIFVLEGSVTDDTGTCTSGNYARRPPGCIHSVSSRDGALVLAIMSGRTEPC, encoded by the coding sequence ATGACCACGCCGGCACCGGTTACCCTGTACGTCAACGTGGTGGATCGCCCGTGGCAGGAGCGCCGCTCCGGCGTCCACTGGAGGGTCTTGTGGGAGGAGGGCGATCGCAAGGCCGTCCTCATGCGCTACGCGCCGGGCGCCACCATCCCGCGGCACCGCCACCTCGGGGACGAGCAGATCTTCGTGCTCGAGGGGAGCGTCACCGACGACACCGGGACCTGCACCAGCGGCAACTATGCCCGCCGGCCCCCGGGTTGCATCCACAGCGTTAGCAGCCGGGACGGCGCCCTGGTGCTGGCCATCATGTCCGGCCGCACCGAGCCATGTTAG
- a CDS encoding Rieske (2Fe-2S) protein — MPFVRVAGAHDIPVGHGTLVESNGLMFAVFNVGGGRFYACGAICPHEGGPLADGWLEGQTVVCPWHGFDYDLETGTCRVDPDLAISVYPVRVVGGAVEVDLP; from the coding sequence TTGCCATTCGTCCGGGTCGCCGGCGCCCACGACATTCCCGTCGGCCACGGCACGCTGGTAGAAAGTAACGGCCTCATGTTCGCCGTCTTCAACGTCGGCGGCGGCCGCTTCTACGCCTGCGGCGCGATCTGCCCGCACGAGGGCGGGCCCCTGGCCGACGGCTGGCTCGAGGGCCAGACGGTCGTCTGCCCCTGGCACGGCTTCGACTACGATCTCGAAACCGGGACGTGCCGCGTGGACCCCGATCTGGCGATTTCGGTCTACCCCGTGCGCGTGGTCGGCGGCGCCGTCGAGGTGGACCTGCCATGA
- a CDS encoding DoxX family protein translates to MELLFGTYPSWSHLVVRLGLGVVFFAHGSQKVLGWFGGPGLKGTIAYFQKGLGVPPAAAALAAFIEFLGGISMILGFLARPAAFGLIVVMAMAIAKVHAQHGFFINFSMTPGKGHGFEFNLVLIAMALSILIGGAGAWSIDWLLVPWGVD, encoded by the coding sequence ATGGAGCTCTTGTTCGGCACGTACCCGTCCTGGTCTCACCTGGTGGTGCGTCTCGGTCTGGGCGTCGTCTTCTTTGCCCACGGGTCACAAAAGGTGCTGGGCTGGTTCGGCGGCCCCGGCCTCAAGGGGACGATCGCCTACTTCCAGAAGGGGCTGGGGGTCCCGCCGGCCGCCGCCGCGCTGGCGGCGTTCATCGAGTTCCTGGGCGGCATTTCCATGATCCTGGGCTTCCTGGCCCGACCCGCCGCCTTCGGCCTCATCGTCGTGATGGCGATGGCGATCGCCAAGGTGCACGCCCAGCACGGCTTCTTCATCAACTTCTCGATGACTCCGGGCAAGGGCCACGGCTTCGAGTTCAATCTCGTGCTCATCGCCATGGCGCTGTCGATCCTCATCGGCGGGGCCGGCGCCTGGTCGATCGACTGGCTGCTGGTCCCGTGGGGCGTCGACTAG
- a CDS encoding NYN domain-containing protein — translation MNGERKLALFIDFENIARGVKEAQYKQFEIKLVLERLLEKGKIIVRRAYADWNRFTEYKRPFHEWAIELIDVPQSRYSGKNSADIRMVVDALDLAYGKTHIDSFALVSGDSDFSPLVSKLRENDRYVIGLGVKSSSSDLLVANCDEFIFYEDLIRDTKKTTLLRGLPEKKAEAMAQLIDAIQALMRENKETLWGSMVKQTMIRKNPAFNESYYGYSTFSKLLEDAAKQKIVTLERDEKSGTYVITSLSEEGGRAA, via the coding sequence ATGAACGGAGAACGGAAGCTGGCGCTGTTCATCGACTTCGAGAACATCGCCCGCGGCGTCAAGGAGGCCCAATACAAACAATTCGAGATCAAGCTGGTGCTGGAACGGCTGCTCGAAAAGGGCAAGATCATCGTCCGGCGCGCCTATGCGGACTGGAACCGCTTCACCGAGTACAAGCGTCCCTTCCACGAGTGGGCCATCGAGCTGATCGACGTCCCCCAGAGCCGCTACAGCGGTAAGAACTCCGCCGACATCCGGATGGTGGTGGACGCCCTCGACCTCGCCTATGGCAAGACGCACATCGACTCCTTCGCGCTGGTGTCCGGCGACTCGGACTTCTCCCCGCTGGTCTCGAAGCTGCGCGAGAACGATCGGTACGTGATCGGGCTGGGGGTGAAGTCGTCGTCCTCGGACCTGCTCGTGGCCAACTGCGACGAGTTCATCTTTTACGAGGACCTGATCCGCGACACGAAGAAGACGACCCTGCTGCGGGGGCTGCCCGAGAAGAAGGCCGAGGCGATGGCGCAGCTCATCGACGCCATCCAGGCGCTCATGCGCGAGAACAAGGAGACGCTCTGGGGCTCGATGGTCAAGCAGACGATGATCCGCAAGAACCCGGCCTTCAACGAGTCCTACTACGGCTACTCGACCTTCTCCAAGCTGCTCGAGGACGCGGCCAAGCAGAAGATCGTGACGCTCGAGCGGGACGAGAAGAGCGGCACCTACGTCATCACGTCGCTCAGCGAGGAGGGCGGTCGCGCCGCCTGA
- a CDS encoding sulfite oxidase-like oxidoreductase, producing MKDVDPALADRVPPGQTLTLKWPVLTYGLTPRVDLRRWTFRCFGLVAEEVGWTWEEFLALPRVKITSDVHCVTRWSKLDNEWEGVHIREIMRRVRPRPQATHVMVHAEPDYTTNLALDDLVQDHALLALKHNGRDLEPDHGGPCRLVVPKLYFWKSAKWVRAFEFLDVNPPGFWEQNGYHMRADPWKEERYSDQETHAMQKMRAEAARRLRERS from the coding sequence ATGAAGGACGTCGATCCCGCGCTGGCCGACCGGGTGCCCCCGGGGCAGACCCTGACACTCAAGTGGCCGGTCCTCACCTACGGCCTCACGCCCCGCGTCGATCTGCGGCGCTGGACCTTCCGCTGCTTCGGGCTCGTCGCGGAGGAGGTGGGCTGGACCTGGGAGGAGTTTCTGGCGCTGCCTCGCGTCAAGATCACCTCCGACGTCCACTGCGTCACGCGCTGGTCGAAGCTGGACAACGAGTGGGAGGGCGTGCACATCCGCGAGATCATGCGCCGGGTTCGGCCGAGGCCGCAGGCCACGCACGTGATGGTTCACGCCGAGCCCGACTACACGACGAACCTGGCGCTGGATGACCTCGTCCAGGACCACGCGCTGCTGGCCCTCAAGCACAACGGCCGGGACCTCGAGCCCGACCACGGCGGCCCCTGCCGGCTGGTCGTGCCCAAGCTCTACTTCTGGAAGAGCGCCAAGTGGGTGCGGGCCTTCGAGTTCCTCGACGTCAACCCGCCCGGCTTCTGGGAGCAGAACGGTTACCACATGCGCGCCGACCCCTGGAAGGAGGAGCGCTACTCCGACCAGGAGACGCACGCCATGCAGAAGATGCGTGCGGAGGCCGCGCGCCGGCTCCGCGAGCGCTCGTAG
- a CDS encoding response regulator transcription factor, protein MRVLVVEDERKVASFIRQGLAEEGHTVEVASDGAEALDLLLAGPPYDLIVLDLMLPKHDGLDVLKTLRAHRIKTPVLILTARDSVTDKVTGLDLGADDYLTKPFSFEEFLARVRALLRRGTDQRLPLLQLDDLAVDPATRGVTRGGRRIDLTAREYALLEYFLRNVGRVLTRPMIAEHVWGLDFDPESNIIDVYVGYLRRKIDDRAERRLLHTMRGAGYVMKAAE, encoded by the coding sequence ATGCGGGTTCTGGTCGTCGAGGATGAGCGCAAGGTCGCGAGCTTCATCCGTCAGGGGCTCGCCGAGGAGGGGCACACCGTCGAGGTGGCGTCCGACGGCGCCGAGGCGCTCGACCTTCTCCTGGCCGGCCCCCCCTATGACCTCATCGTCCTCGACCTCATGCTTCCCAAGCACGACGGCCTCGACGTGTTGAAGACGCTCCGCGCCCACCGGATCAAGACGCCTGTCCTCATCCTGACCGCTCGCGACAGCGTGACCGACAAGGTCACGGGGTTGGATCTCGGCGCCGACGACTACCTGACGAAGCCGTTCTCCTTCGAGGAGTTCTTGGCCCGCGTCCGGGCGCTGCTGCGCCGGGGTACCGATCAACGGCTGCCGCTCCTCCAGCTCGACGATCTCGCCGTGGATCCTGCGACCCGCGGGGTGACCCGCGGCGGACGGCGCATCGACCTGACCGCGCGCGAGTACGCGTTGCTCGAATACTTCTTGCGCAACGTCGGGCGTGTCCTGACGCGCCCGATGATCGCCGAGCACGTCTGGGGCCTGGACTTCGATCCCGAGAGCAACATCATCGACGTCTATGTCGGTTACCTGCGCCGCAAGATCGACGACCGGGCTGAACGCCGGCTGCTGCACACGATGCGCGGCGCCGGGTACGTGATGAAGGCAGCCGAGTGA
- a CDS encoding ATP-binding protein — protein MKRWGVPLAVRTRLTLWYTAILFVMLLVVSVLSYSRLRWTIMQDLDTSLLTVAQVIHDTGYSGADLAAGAGPEMALRQILGPEFYDKFFQLVDPEGHPAARSTQLRGRALPLSAAARADAARGVRTFETVRLPTGERVRLLTLPITRGGQLTHLVQVGIPLERTEHTLARYLESLLVLVPLGLALAAAGGVIIARAALQPVDAMSRTARRITTGADLAQRIVLRGTGDELDHLAETLNAMLARLEGLFAQMRRFAADAAHELRTPLTVLKGEVEVALRAERSSEEYRRVLTSSLEEVERLTRLAEDLLLLSRFAARTPPPRSRVELDAVLVDAFDVGVRLGQAQGVAVRPGEVCPAAVEGDAAALRRAIVNLVDNAVKYTPAGGKVELSLGCADGRAAIVVSDTGIGIDPADGQRVFEPFVRLDTPMPEAGGAGLGLAIARSIVRAHGGTITVESRLGAGSTFTIYLPLA, from the coding sequence GTGAAGCGCTGGGGCGTGCCCCTGGCGGTCCGCACCCGGCTGACGCTGTGGTATACGGCGATCCTCTTCGTGATGCTGCTGGTCGTCAGCGTGCTGTCCTATTCCCGGCTCCGCTGGACGATCATGCAGGATCTGGACACCTCGCTGCTGACGGTGGCGCAGGTGATCCACGACACCGGCTACTCGGGCGCCGACCTCGCCGCCGGGGCCGGCCCGGAGATGGCGCTGCGGCAGATCCTGGGCCCCGAGTTCTACGACAAGTTCTTTCAGCTCGTGGATCCCGAGGGCCACCCGGCGGCCCGCTCGACGCAACTTCGCGGTCGCGCCCTTCCTCTCTCGGCCGCGGCGCGAGCCGACGCCGCCCGCGGCGTCCGGACGTTCGAGACGGTCCGGCTGCCCACGGGCGAGCGGGTCCGCCTGCTCACGCTTCCGATTACTCGCGGCGGGCAGCTCACGCACCTCGTTCAGGTGGGGATCCCGCTGGAGCGCACCGAGCACACGCTGGCCCGTTATCTGGAGTCGCTGCTGGTCCTGGTTCCCCTGGGGCTGGCTCTGGCGGCGGCCGGCGGCGTCATCATCGCCCGGGCCGCGCTGCAGCCGGTCGACGCGATGTCGCGCACGGCGCGGCGGATCACGACGGGCGCAGATCTGGCCCAACGCATCGTCCTGCGCGGCACCGGGGACGAGCTGGACCACCTGGCCGAGACCCTGAACGCGATGCTGGCCCGTCTGGAGGGGCTGTTCGCGCAGATGCGTCGCTTCGCCGCCGACGCCGCCCACGAGCTCCGCACGCCGCTCACCGTGCTCAAAGGCGAGGTCGAGGTCGCGCTCCGGGCCGAGCGGTCGAGTGAGGAGTATCGGCGGGTGCTGACCTCCAGCCTCGAGGAGGTAGAGCGCCTGACTCGCCTGGCCGAGGATCTGCTGCTGCTCTCCCGCTTCGCCGCCCGCACGCCACCGCCGCGCTCCCGGGTGGAGCTCGACGCCGTGCTCGTCGACGCCTTCGACGTCGGCGTCCGGCTCGGCCAGGCGCAAGGCGTGGCGGTGCGGCCCGGCGAGGTCTGTCCGGCCGCGGTGGAGGGGGACGCCGCCGCGCTGCGCCGCGCGATCGTGAACCTGGTCGACAACGCCGTCAAGTACACGCCGGCGGGGGGCAAGGTCGAGCTCTCGCTGGGATGCGCCGACGGCCGCGCCGCGATCGTGGTGAGCGACACGGGCATCGGGATCGACCCCGCCGACGGCCAGCGCGTGTTCGAGCCCTTCGTGCGGCTCGACACCCCGATGCCGGAGGCGGGGGGTGCCGGGCTCGGACTGGCGATCGCCCGGTCGATCGTGCGGGCGCACGGCGGGACCATCACGGTGGAGAGCCGCCTGGGCGCCGGCAGCACGTTCACGATCTACCTGCCCCTTGCCTGA
- a CDS encoding DegQ family serine endoprotease, which yields MRAGLSVHLWAAVGLMAALALVTVRPGPAFTAGPPTPLWSERTLDAASPPPSPWVELARMLKPAVVNINTKRFEGGGQPGDPFFERFFETPRRAVRSLGSGFVVNANGYIVTNNHVVDGASEIKVRLSDGRELTAKVLGRDGRTDLALLKVDATGLPLIPLGDSSLLRVGEPVMAIGNPFGLEQTVTTGIVSGTGRVIGDGPYDDFIQTDASINPGNSGGPLINVRGQAVGINTAIVTQSGGSVGIGFAIPVNLAKPVLAQLAGMGHVVRGYLGVAIQRVTPELARSFGMAEARGALVSAVVEGSPATKAGLKPGDVIVEYDGRPIARSEELPRAVAATPVGRQVRLIAMRDGKAVTLSAKIAQLAEAEEPATPGPKGRPALGLAVETLTPKLAQELGLPDRSGVLVRGIEEDSPAASAGVRAGDVIAEVDHHPVKTVDDLTRLIHQHQADVPTLLLVHRQGGHLYIALPS from the coding sequence ATGAGGGCAGGTCTGTCCGTCCACCTGTGGGCAGCCGTCGGGCTGATGGCGGCGCTCGCGCTCGTCACTGTCAGGCCGGGGCCGGCGTTCACGGCGGGGCCGCCGACGCCGTTGTGGAGTGAACGGACCCTCGACGCCGCGTCACCGCCGCCGTCGCCGTGGGTGGAGCTGGCCCGGATGCTGAAGCCGGCCGTCGTCAACATCAACACCAAGCGCTTCGAAGGCGGTGGCCAGCCGGGCGATCCGTTCTTCGAGCGCTTCTTCGAAACGCCCCGCCGCGCCGTCCGCAGTCTGGGCTCGGGCTTCGTCGTCAACGCGAACGGCTACATCGTGACCAACAACCATGTGGTGGACGGGGCCAGCGAGATCAAGGTGCGGCTCTCGGACGGTCGGGAGCTGACCGCCAAGGTGCTGGGCCGCGACGGGCGGACCGATCTGGCCCTGCTCAAGGTCGACGCCACCGGGCTTCCGCTGATCCCGCTCGGCGACTCCTCCCTGCTGCGGGTGGGCGAGCCGGTGATGGCGATCGGCAATCCGTTCGGCCTCGAGCAGACGGTCACCACCGGCATCGTGAGCGGGACCGGGCGCGTGATCGGCGATGGGCCCTACGACGACTTCATCCAGACCGATGCGTCTATCAACCCCGGCAACAGCGGCGGCCCGCTGATCAACGTGCGCGGCCAGGCGGTCGGGATCAACACGGCGATCGTCACGCAGTCGGGCGGGTCCGTGGGCATCGGATTCGCGATTCCCGTAAATCTGGCCAAGCCGGTGCTCGCGCAGCTGGCTGGGATGGGCCATGTGGTCCGCGGTTACCTGGGCGTCGCGATCCAGCGGGTCACGCCCGAGCTGGCCCGGAGCTTCGGGATGGCCGAGGCGCGGGGTGCGCTGGTGAGCGCGGTCGTCGAGGGCTCGCCGGCGACCAAGGCCGGCCTGAAGCCGGGGGACGTCATCGTCGAGTACGACGGCCGGCCAATCGCGCGCTCGGAGGAGCTTCCGCGTGCCGTGGCCGCCACACCGGTAGGGCGGCAGGTAAGGCTCATCGCGATGCGCGACGGCAAGGCGGTGACGCTCTCGGCGAAGATCGCGCAGCTCGCCGAGGCGGAGGAGCCGGCGACGCCAGGCCCGAAAGGTCGGCCGGCGCTCGGGCTGGCCGTCGAGACGCTCACGCCGAAGCTGGCCCAGGAGCTGGGTCTGCCCGACCGCAGCGGCGTGTTGGTCCGCGGTATCGAGGAGGACAGCCCGGCCGCTTCGGCGGGAGTCCGGGCCGGCGACGTGATCGCCGAGGTCGATCACCATCCCGTGAAGACGGTCGACGACTTGACGCGGCTGATCCATCAGCACCAGGCCGATGTTCCGACGCTGCTGCTCGTGCACCGGCAGGGTGGCCATCTCTACATCGCGCTGCCCTCGTGA